In the Bradyrhizobium guangzhouense genome, one interval contains:
- a CDS encoding patatin-like phospholipase family protein, with product MERDAVLIDLALQGGGSHGAFSWGVLDRLLEEKWLTIAAISGTSAGAMNAAVLADGWTAGGAEGAREALERYWRRVSKAAAFSPLQRSPLDRLMGRWTLDTSPFYIFTDLMSRVLSPYDLNPTGYNPLRAVLAESVDFERLARSPIQLFITATRVRTGRGRIFRNAEITADVLLASACLPTMFRAIEIDGEPYWDGGFAGNPTITPLVRESDAHDTILIQINPTERPEEPRTAAEILNRVNEISFNSPLMKELRMIALLRQAADPGSGEGARWAKMRTHRVKSDMLAKFGASSKLNAEWEFVSMLRAEGRLAADVFLREHGADVGRQSTADLDVLLAEC from the coding sequence ATGGAACGCGACGCCGTACTGATTGATCTCGCACTTCAAGGCGGCGGTTCGCACGGCGCTTTCTCCTGGGGCGTGCTCGACCGCCTGCTGGAGGAAAAGTGGCTCACCATCGCCGCGATTTCCGGCACGTCGGCCGGCGCGATGAATGCGGCGGTGCTGGCCGATGGCTGGACCGCCGGCGGCGCCGAGGGCGCGCGCGAGGCGCTGGAACGATATTGGCGCCGTGTCTCGAAGGCTGCCGCCTTCAGCCCGCTGCAGCGCTCGCCGCTCGACCGGCTGATGGGGCGGTGGACGCTCGATACCTCGCCCTTCTACATCTTCACCGATTTGATGTCGCGGGTGCTGTCGCCCTACGATCTCAATCCGACCGGCTACAATCCGCTGCGCGCGGTGCTGGCGGAGAGCGTCGATTTCGAACGCCTCGCGCGCTCGCCGATCCAGCTCTTCATCACCGCGACGCGCGTGCGCACCGGGCGTGGACGAATCTTCCGCAACGCCGAGATCACGGCCGACGTGCTGCTCGCCTCGGCCTGCCTGCCGACCATGTTTCGCGCCATCGAGATCGACGGTGAGCCCTACTGGGACGGCGGCTTCGCCGGCAATCCGACCATCACGCCGCTGGTTCGCGAGAGCGATGCGCACGACACGATCCTCATCCAGATCAATCCGACCGAGCGGCCGGAGGAGCCACGCACAGCCGCCGAGATTCTCAACCGCGTCAACGAAATCTCCTTCAACTCGCCGCTGATGAAGGAGCTGCGCATGATCGCGCTGCTCCGGCAGGCGGCCGATCCCGGCAGCGGCGAGGGTGCGCGCTGGGCGAAAATGCGCACGCACCGGGTCAAGAGCGACATGCTGGCGAAGTTCGGGGCGTCGTCGAAGCTCAATGCGGAATGGGAGTTCGTTTCGATGCTGCGCGCCGAGGGGCGGCTGGCCGCGGATGTATTTCTCCGCGAGCACGGCGCCGATGTCGGCCGGCAATCGACCGCCGATCTCGATGTTCTCCTGGCGGAGTGCTGA